A single region of the Duganella sp. BuS-21 genome encodes:
- the glcF gene encoding glycolate oxidase subunit GlcF, producing MQTNLADFIKNTREGEEAEAILRACVHCGFCTATCPTYQLLGDELDGPRGRIYLIKQVLEGAPVTAKTQTHLDRCLTCRNCETTCPSGVKYGRLVDIGRQVVEQRVERPLGERIKRKLLVEGLTRPMVFKTALRAGQFFRPLLSPALQDKVPQRRHAGMWPAREHARKMLVLEGCAQPGMAPNINTATARVLDALGVQLVVAPKAGCCGALRHHMNQQEAALDDMRRNIDAWWPYVQPASGTAAADAVEAIVMTASGCGVTVKEYGHLLAHDSAYAEKARRIAELTRDLSEIMPQFEAQLAQLVGARAGGTAAGRVAYHPPCTLQHGQQIRGQVEGVLRAVGVDVVLCADSHLCCGSAGSYSLLQPELSLQLRDRKLANLADTGATTIVSANVGCSAHLQSGTETPVMHWIELIDKALK from the coding sequence ATGCAAACCAATCTCGCTGACTTCATCAAGAACACGCGCGAAGGCGAAGAGGCCGAGGCGATCCTGCGCGCTTGCGTGCATTGCGGTTTTTGCACCGCCACCTGTCCCACCTATCAACTGCTGGGCGATGAGCTGGATGGGCCGCGTGGCCGCATCTATCTGATCAAGCAGGTGCTGGAAGGTGCGCCGGTGACGGCCAAGACGCAGACGCATCTGGATCGTTGCCTGACCTGTCGGAATTGCGAGACGACCTGTCCATCCGGTGTGAAGTATGGACGGTTGGTCGATATCGGCCGGCAGGTGGTGGAGCAGCGCGTGGAGCGGCCGCTGGGGGAGCGCATCAAGCGCAAGCTGCTGGTGGAAGGGCTGACGCGTCCAATGGTGTTCAAGACGGCGCTGCGGGCGGGCCAGTTTTTCCGTCCGCTGTTATCGCCGGCCCTGCAGGACAAGGTGCCGCAGCGGCGGCATGCCGGTATGTGGCCGGCGCGTGAACATGCGCGCAAGATGCTGGTGCTGGAGGGCTGCGCGCAGCCGGGCATGGCGCCCAACATCAACACCGCCACCGCGCGCGTGCTCGATGCGTTGGGCGTGCAACTGGTGGTCGCGCCGAAGGCTGGTTGCTGCGGCGCGTTGCGGCATCACATGAACCAGCAGGAGGCGGCGCTGGATGATATGCGCCGCAATATCGATGCGTGGTGGCCGTACGTTCAGCCGGCCTCCGGGACCGCCGCTGCTGACGCGGTCGAGGCCATCGTCATGACCGCGTCGGGCTGCGGCGTCACGGTCAAGGAATACGGCCACCTGCTGGCGCACGACAGCGCCTATGCGGAGAAGGCGCGGCGCATCGCGGAGCTGACGCGCGACCTGAGCGAGATCATGCCGCAGTTCGAGGCGCAGCTTGCGCAACTGGTGGGTGCTCGTGCCGGCGGGACGGCGGCTGGCCGCGTCGCCTACCATCCTCCCTGCACGCTGCAACACGGCCAGCAGATACGCGGCCAGGTCGAAGGCGTGCTGCGCGCGGTCGGCGTGGACGTGGTGCTATGCGCCGACAGCCACTTGTGTTGCGGCTCGGCCGGCAGCTACTCCCTGCTGCAACCGGAACTGTCGCTACAACTACGCGACCGCAAACTCGCCAACCTGGCAGACACCGGCGCGACGACGATCGTGTCGGCAAATGTCGGCTGCAGCGCACATCTGCAATCGGGCACGGAAACGCCGGTCATGCACTGGATAGAACTGATCGACAAAGCCTTAAAGTAA
- a CDS encoding EAL domain-containing protein, which yields MPLLGKLLSPWLRMGTYSRLFLPIFVIIALVVGVRYHLMLKSETSYAQIRYKKDAGELTAYLVKTVQPALAVPDRGSLDAALSSALLLNADLTATRLDYPGGHLEALRSNRVEPAYPDWFPRLNPIAPIEQNIVVGDATLSLSFEPVLPLTQVWRSVKQQAVISLVNIAVIYTLLAMLIFANKRMLHRLNDATNRFQNGEHDTRLPVRGTLEARMLASTFNNMAQRVQALVHKLQQSQNDLSAQLARTLLAQQQLQVEKDRIEVTLASIGDAVITTDLTGRIENINEVAQQLTGWSESRARGMELHQVFILANNFGQHSLLKSMKAIYAGGEVVKVGNQSLRNRLGETCTVEYTANAIRTRRGTVQGSVLVFRDVTERRQLMQQISWQSHHDILTGLPNRSALAQRFEQEVMRAREHNHLLAVCLFDLDHFQHVNQSLGQAVGDEILKQAASRLHDFAGQRHYVARLGGDEFVLLLPELDDRAAIDHAMGKLMAALSRDYICDGDAVSMSASAGIAVYTGTGISADSLLRHADQALYQAKIMGRHRYHFFDADLDEQVRTHHNRRTEVRAAVRANELVLYYQPKLDMRKGRIVGMEALVRWEHPLRGIIGPGDFLPIVEHSDVIIDIGEWVLREALRQLQTWRAFDADWVISVNIAARHFQRHDFVERLKAILAEFPDVAPHMLELEILESSALSDIAHVRGIMLDCQALGISFALDDFGTGYSSMSYLKRLPADILKIDQSFVRNMLVDRDDLHLVSAVIGLARSFGLGVIAEGVETIEHGAMLMRLGCDLVQGYGIARPMPADDVLSWVASFDTASVWQAAASLPLIINLHSEPAAGTAQMALL from the coding sequence ATGCCTTTGCTGGGAAAACTACTCTCGCCCTGGCTGCGCATGGGAACCTACTCGCGGCTGTTCCTGCCGATCTTCGTGATCATCGCGCTGGTGGTCGGCGTCCGCTATCACCTGATGCTGAAGTCGGAAACCAGCTACGCCCAGATCCGCTATAAAAAGGATGCCGGCGAGCTAACCGCCTACCTGGTCAAGACCGTGCAGCCGGCGTTGGCCGTGCCCGATCGCGGCAGCCTGGATGCCGCATTGTCGTCGGCCCTGCTGCTCAACGCCGACCTGACGGCGACGCGGCTCGATTATCCAGGCGGCCACCTGGAAGCCCTGCGCAGCAACCGCGTGGAACCGGCCTATCCCGACTGGTTCCCGCGCCTGAATCCCATTGCGCCGATCGAGCAGAACATCGTCGTCGGCGACGCCACGCTATCGCTCAGCTTTGAACCGGTGCTGCCGCTGACGCAGGTCTGGCGCAGCGTGAAGCAGCAGGCGGTGATCTCGCTGGTGAACATCGCCGTCATCTACACGCTGCTGGCGATGCTCATCTTCGCCAACAAGCGCATGCTGCACCGCCTGAACGATGCGACCAACCGCTTCCAGAACGGCGAGCACGATACGCGCCTCCCGGTCAGGGGAACGCTGGAAGCGCGCATGCTGGCCTCGACCTTCAACAACATGGCGCAGCGCGTGCAGGCGCTGGTACACAAGCTGCAGCAAAGCCAGAACGACCTGAGCGCCCAACTGGCGCGCACCCTGTTGGCACAACAGCAGCTGCAGGTGGAGAAGGACCGCATCGAGGTCACGCTGGCTTCGATCGGCGACGCCGTCATCACCACCGACCTGACCGGTCGCATCGAAAACATCAACGAAGTAGCGCAGCAGCTTACCGGCTGGTCGGAGTCGCGCGCGCGCGGCATGGAGCTGCATCAGGTGTTCATCCTGGCGAATAATTTCGGCCAACATTCGCTGCTTAAATCGATGAAAGCCATCTATGCCGGCGGTGAAGTGGTCAAGGTCGGCAACCAGAGCTTGCGCAACCGCCTGGGCGAGACCTGCACCGTGGAATACACGGCCAACGCCATCCGCACCCGGCGCGGCACGGTGCAAGGCTCGGTGCTGGTGTTCCGCGACGTGACCGAGCGGCGCCAGTTGATGCAGCAGATCTCGTGGCAAAGCCATCACGATATCCTCACCGGCCTGCCGAACCGCAGCGCGCTGGCGCAGCGCTTCGAGCAGGAGGTGATGCGCGCGCGTGAACACAATCACTTGCTGGCCGTGTGCCTGTTCGACCTCGATCATTTCCAGCACGTGAACCAGTCGCTGGGCCAGGCCGTGGGCGACGAGATCCTGAAGCAAGCCGCCAGCCGCCTGCACGATTTCGCCGGACAGCGCCACTATGTGGCGCGCCTGGGCGGCGATGAGTTCGTGCTGCTGCTGCCGGAACTGGACGACCGCGCCGCCATCGACCATGCCATGGGCAAGCTGATGGCAGCCCTGTCGCGCGACTATATTTGCGATGGCGATGCGGTGAGCATGTCGGCCAGCGCCGGCATCGCCGTCTACACCGGCACCGGCATCAGCGCCGACAGCCTGCTGCGCCATGCGGACCAGGCGCTGTACCAGGCCAAGATCATGGGCCGCCACCGCTATCATTTCTTCGACGCCGACCTGGATGAGCAGGTGCGCACGCACCACAACCGCCGCACCGAAGTGCGGGCGGCGGTGCGCGCCAATGAGCTGGTGCTGTACTACCAGCCCAAGCTCGACATGCGCAAGGGCCGCATCGTCGGCATGGAGGCGCTGGTGCGCTGGGAGCATCCGCTGCGCGGCATCATCGGACCGGGCGATTTCCTGCCCATCGTGGAGCATAGCGATGTGATCATCGATATCGGCGAGTGGGTGCTGCGCGAGGCCTTGCGCCAACTGCAGACCTGGCGTGCGTTCGATGCCGATTGGGTCATCAGCGTGAACATCGCGGCACGGCATTTCCAGCGCCATGATTTCGTCGAGCGGCTGAAGGCGATCCTGGCCGAGTTCCCCGACGTTGCGCCGCACATGCTGGAGCTGGAGATACTGGAGTCGTCGGCGTTGAGCGATATCGCGCATGTGCGCGGCATCATGCTGGATTGCCAGGCGCTCGGCATCAGCTTTGCGCTCGATGATTTCGGCACCGGCTATTCGTCCATGTCCTATCTGAAGCGGCTGCCTGCGGATATTCTCAAGATCGACCAGAGCTTTGTGCGCAATATGCTGGTGGACCGGGATGATCTTCACTTGGTGAGCGCGGTGATCGGGTTAGCGCGCTCGTTCGGCCTGGGTGTGATTGCGGAAGGGGTGGAGACCATCGAGCATGGCGCCATGCTGATGCGCCTCGGGTGCGACCTGGTGCAGGGTTATGGCATCGCGCGGCCGATGCCGGCGGACGATGTGTTGTCGTGGGTCGCCAGCTTCGATACGGCCTCGGTGTGGCAGGCCGCAGCCAGCCTGCCGTTGATCATCAACCTGCACAGCGAGCCGGCTGCAGGTACCGCGCAGATGGCTTTACTTTAA